One genomic segment of Elgaria multicarinata webbii isolate HBS135686 ecotype San Diego chromosome 21, rElgMul1.1.pri, whole genome shotgun sequence includes these proteins:
- the LOC134412306 gene encoding zinc finger protein 665-like, whose amino-acid sequence MNRYECLQCGKSFSRNSSLNTHHRIHTGEKPYKCLECGKCFSQSSHLNTHHSIHTGEKPYKCLECGKCFSQSAYLGIHHRIHRGEKPYKCLECGKSFSQSSHLYTHHSIHTGEKPYKCLECGKSFSQSIGLDTHHRIHTGEKPYKCLECGKSFSQSIGLGRHHRIHTGEKPYKCLECGKSFRHSSGLDTHHRIHRGEKPYKCLECGKSFRQSSGLDTHHRIHSGEKPYKCLECGKSFRQSSGLDTHHRIHTGEKPYKCLECGKSFSRNSRLDTHHRIHRGEKPYKCLECGKSFRQSSGLDTHHRIHTGEKPYKCLECGKSFSRNSRLDTHHKIHTGEKPYKCLECGKSFSQSIGLDRHHRIHTGEKPYKCLECGKSFRHSSGLDAHHKIHTGEKPYKCLECGKSFSQSSNFYAHHRIHTGEKTYKCLEELHSP is encoded by the coding sequence ATGAATCGCTATGAATGCTtacagtgtgggaagagtttcagtcggaatTCAAGCCTTAACACCCATcataggatccacacaggagagaagccttataaatgcttagagtgcgggaagtgtttcagtcagagttcacaCCTTAACACCCACCACagcatccacacaggagagaagccttataaatgcttagagtgcgggaagtgTTTCAGTCAGAGTGCATACCTTGGAatccatcacaggatccacagaggagagaagccctataaatgcttagagtgtgggaagagtttcagtcagagttcacaCCTTTACACCCACCACagcatccacacaggagagaagccttataaatgcttagagtgtgggaagagtttcagtcagagtatCGGgcttgacacccatcacaggatccacacaggagagaagccttataaatgcttagagtgtgggaagagtttcagtcagagtatCGGGCTTGGCAggcatcacaggatccacacaggcgagaaaccttataaatgcttagagtgtgggaagagtttcagacaTAGTTCAGGCCtcgacacccatcacaggatccacagaggagagaagccctataaatgcttagagtgtgggaagagtttcagacaGAGTTCAGGTCTTGACACTCATCACAGGATCCATAgtggagagaagccttataaatgcttagagtgtgggaagagtttcagacagagttcaggccttgacacccatcacaggatccacacaggagagaagccctataaatgcttagagtgtgggaaaagcttcagtcggAATTCAAGACTTGACACCCATCATAGGATCCACagaggagagaagccctataaatgcttagagtgtgggaagagtttcagacagagttcaggccttgacacccatcacaggatccacacaggagagaagccctataaatgcttagagtgtgggaaaagcttcagtcggAATTCAAGACTTGACACCCATCAcaagatccacacaggagagaagccctataaatgcttagagtgtgggaagagtttcagtcagagtatCGGGCTTGACAggcatcacaggatccacacaggcgagaaaccttataaatgcttagagtgtgggaagagtttcagacaTAGTTCAGGTCTTGACGCTCATCAcaagatccacacaggagagaagccctataaatgtttagagtgtgggaagagcttcagtcagagctcaaacTTTTacgcccatcacaggatccacacaggcgagaagacttataaatgcttagaagaGCTTCATTCACCATAG